Proteins encoded by one window of Porphyromonas vaginalis:
- the nusA gene encoding transcription termination factor NusA — MARKKEATSLKVLLTEFKELKNIDEETMLHVLEDSFRSILAKMFGSDDNFDVIINADSGDFEIWRTREVVADDAVERENEQVAYTEALEIDPEAEIGDDVTDSVDFLSFGRRAIVNLRQTLSSKILDLQKEHFYQTFIERVGELITAEVYQVWKRETLLVDEDGNELIMPKSEQIPDEYFRKGDSVHAVIARVDNENNNPRVTLSRTSPEFLKRLFEINVPEIADGLITIKRVARIPGVRAKIAVESYDDRIDPVGSCVGMNGSRIRGIVRELHGENIDVLTYTANDSLFIQRALSPAKISSIELYPETAKAEVYLRPEDVPLAIGKNASNIKLASVLTGFEIEVFRDAADTTEEDIYLSEFSDEIEDWVIKMLLDIGLNTARAVLTTPRSELLKKTDLEIETIDHVLRILSSEFDLEELEEMGLPQENIDLLKSPVPTQSEIAEAIIEDLKEDEATEE; from the coding sequence ATGGCTAGAAAGAAAGAAGCAACGAGCTTAAAGGTTCTACTCACTGAATTCAAAGAACTAAAGAACATAGACGAGGAGACGATGCTCCACGTATTAGAGGACTCCTTCCGGAGCATCCTTGCTAAGATGTTTGGTTCAGACGACAACTTTGACGTAATCATCAATGCGGATAGCGGAGACTTTGAGATCTGGCGCACCCGCGAGGTGGTTGCCGACGATGCCGTCGAGCGGGAAAACGAGCAGGTAGCCTACACGGAGGCTCTTGAGATAGATCCCGAGGCTGAGATCGGAGATGATGTGACCGACTCGGTAGACTTCCTCTCCTTCGGTCGGCGCGCCATCGTCAATCTACGCCAGACCCTCTCGAGCAAGATCTTGGATCTGCAGAAGGAGCACTTCTACCAAACCTTCATAGAGCGTGTGGGAGAGCTGATCACGGCCGAAGTCTATCAGGTGTGGAAGCGTGAGACTCTGCTCGTCGACGAGGATGGCAACGAGCTTATCATGCCCAAGAGCGAGCAGATCCCCGACGAGTACTTCCGCAAGGGCGATAGCGTCCATGCCGTCATAGCTCGTGTAGATAATGAGAACAATAACCCTCGCGTCACACTCTCACGCACTAGCCCTGAGTTCCTCAAGCGTCTCTTCGAGATCAACGTCCCTGAGATCGCTGACGGACTGATCACCATCAAGCGTGTAGCACGCATCCCAGGCGTTCGCGCCAAGATTGCCGTCGAGTCGTACGATGATCGCATCGATCCCGTCGGCTCTTGTGTCGGTATGAATGGTAGCCGCATACGTGGCATCGTCCGGGAGCTACATGGGGAGAACATTGACGTCCTCACCTACACGGCAAACGATAGTCTCTTTATACAGCGTGCGCTAAGTCCGGCTAAGATCTCTTCGATCGAGCTCTATCCAGAGACCGCCAAGGCAGAGGTTTACCTACGTCCAGAGGATGTGCCTCTAGCTATCGGTAAGAATGCCAGCAACATCAAGCTCGCGTCCGTCCTGACGGGCTTTGAGATTGAGGTATTCCGCGATGCAGCAGATACGACCGAGGAGGATATCTACCTCTCCGAGTTTAGCGATGAGATTGAGGACTGGGTCATCAAGATGCTTCTAGACATAGGTCTCAACACGGCTCGTGCCGTCCTGACCACACCTCGCTCAGAGTTGCTTAAGAAGACCGATCTCGAGATAGAGACCATCGACCATGTCCTCCGTATCCTCTCGTCCGAGTTTGACCTTGAGGAGCTAGAGGAGATGGGGCTACCACAGGAAAACATTGACCTGCTCAAGAGCCCCGTGCCTACGCAAAGTGAGATCGCAGAGGCGATCATCGAAGACCTCAAGGAAGACGAAGCTACCGAGGAGTAA
- the rplU gene encoding 50S ribosomal protein L21 — protein sequence MYAIVEIQGQQFKVEEGRKLFVHHIREVEQGAEVTFDRVMLLDKDGAVSVGAPTIEGAQVVCEVVSPIVKGEKVLIFHKNRRKGYRKLRGHRQQFSEILVKQIVG from the coding sequence ATGTACGCAATTGTTGAAATCCAAGGTCAGCAGTTTAAGGTAGAGGAGGGTCGCAAGCTCTTCGTGCATCATATCCGCGAGGTGGAGCAGGGTGCAGAGGTTACCTTTGACCGGGTTATGCTCCTAGACAAGGACGGAGCAGTCTCAGTAGGTGCCCCGACGATCGAGGGCGCACAGGTAGTATGTGAGGTGGTATCTCCCATCGTCAAGGGTGAGAAGGTGCTGATCTTTCATAAGAATCGGAGGAAGGGCTATCGCAAGCTCAGAGGGCATCGCCAGCAGTTCTCCGAGATACTAGTAAAGCAAATCGTAGGATAA
- a CDS encoding ADP-ribosylglycohydrolase family protein, whose amino-acid sequence MIGAIVGDIVGSRFEFANTHRTDFELFANGCDYTDDTICTIAVADALLRGVDFADTLQTWCRRYPHPKGVYGGRFHQWIYKTPPVPYRSFGNGSAMRVSPCGWLPTRDAALSQAKASAECTHNHPEGIKGAVSIADAIYQLRGGESKADLKKHIEETYHYDLTQSVDYIREHNSFDETCQVTVPQAIVCFLAGRTFEEVIRLAISIGGDSDTIGAIAGSLAEAHFGIPAEIEQRAFAYLPEDMRQVIDTFRQTIR is encoded by the coding sequence ATGATAGGAGCAATAGTAGGAGACATCGTCGGATCACGATTTGAGTTTGCAAATACCCACCGCACAGACTTCGAGCTCTTTGCCAACGGATGCGACTATACGGACGACACAATCTGCACCATAGCCGTTGCCGATGCACTGCTCAGAGGAGTGGACTTTGCCGATACCTTGCAGACTTGGTGCAGGCGTTACCCCCATCCTAAGGGGGTCTACGGCGGACGCTTTCATCAGTGGATCTACAAGACCCCACCAGTGCCGTATCGCAGCTTTGGCAACGGTAGTGCTATGCGCGTCTCTCCGTGCGGCTGGCTACCCACTCGCGATGCCGCCCTCTCACAAGCTAAGGCCAGCGCCGAGTGCACACACAACCACCCCGAGGGGATAAAAGGGGCGGTCTCTATCGCAGACGCCATCTACCAGCTCAGAGGTGGGGAGAGCAAGGCCGACCTCAAGAAGCATATCGAGGAAACCTATCACTACGACCTCACGCAAAGTGTAGACTATATTCGAGAGCATAACAGCTTTGACGAGACTTGTCAGGTGACTGTGCCGCAAGCGATCGTCTGCTTCTTAGCGGGGCGCACCTTCGAGGAGGTTATCCGCCTCGCCATCTCCATCGGTGGCGACAGCGATACCATAGGAGCTATCGCAGGGAGTCTCGCCGAGGCGCACTTCGGGATACCCGCCGAGATAGAGCAGCGCGCCTTCGCTTATCTCCCCGAGGATATGCGCCAGGTCATCGACACCTTCCGCCAGACGATCCGATGA
- a CDS encoding ribosome assembly cofactor RimP, whose translation MIDLAVLRTEIEQMLHEDEFVVEITSSPGDQIRVVIDAMGGLPISRCVEVSRAITQLHDRDEEEDYALEVSSPSLSDPWQVYEQYTRHLEAPVQAVDASGMKWHGKLIEVGARDADQLPEYVILEIERTETIQDGKKKKKQQIIEPHRIERDQLKRISYDLDKAL comes from the coding sequence ATGATAGATCTAGCAGTACTCCGCACAGAAATAGAGCAGATGCTCCACGAGGACGAGTTCGTCGTGGAGATAACTAGTAGCCCAGGGGATCAGATCCGCGTAGTGATCGATGCCATGGGAGGCTTGCCCATCTCTCGCTGTGTCGAGGTCTCTAGAGCCATCACCCAGCTACACGATCGTGACGAGGAGGAGGACTACGCCCTCGAGGTGTCGTCGCCCAGTCTCTCCGATCCGTGGCAGGTCTACGAGCAGTACACACGTCATCTAGAGGCGCCCGTGCAGGCGGTCGATGCGTCAGGCATGAAGTGGCACGGCAAGCTCATAGAGGTCGGTGCCCGGGATGCTGATCAGCTCCCCGAGTACGTCATCCTAGAGATCGAGCGCACAGAGACCATACAGGATGGCAAGAAGAAGAAAAAGCAGCAGATCATCGAGCCTCACCGCATCGAGCGTGATCAGCTCAAGCGCATCTCGTACGACCTAGACAAGGCACTCTGA
- the polA gene encoding DNA polymerase I codes for MPTLYLLDAYALIYRAYYAFINRPLVDAQGRDTSALYGFASTLQDIIDKERPDYIAVAMDMPGGTFRHKEYPEYKANRPETPETIRFSMPYIKELVQAYQIPLLGVEGYEADDLIGTLSRQAVEAGYAVRMVTPDKDYGQLVGPHAQMFAPQRTGSGFELLGTEEITAKYGIRYPLQMIDYLGLVGDSSDNVPGCPGIGKVAAQKLLEEFDSIEDIYARIDQVKPTYAKKLLAAKEQTMLSRHLVTIVTDVPGVTFDPDQMKWRGPDHAAVERIFKEFAFTSLLKRIGKPAESNPQVGLFDLGGSSTVPSSPATIEVSGPVSAAAPLENYKTVGVTFTEIKGYEAVSQLAKQLAGSSVVAFDTETDGLDALCAGIVGMSLCADEQQAYFIPLPESAEEATHILSPLKDLMQDEHVLKVAHNAKFDLEVLTRYGLPEARPLYDTMLAHYLIDADQGHSLDELAGGLLRYDTIRYKDLSPQESFALRTDVDPKLLCDYASEDAYVTLRLYHALHKQLSPTEQRLLTEVEIPLLYVLMHMEQRGIVLDIEALQRSRQELLESVLRLEQEIQSYSSRGLNLKVNSPKQIGELLFDELKIVEKPRKTKTGSYVTNEETLLPLRSLHPVVALILDYREARKLLNTYIDPLPKMCYPDGKLHTSYNQAVTATGRLSSSNPNLQNIPIRSDLGRPLRRAFVADPYYTPRLSACTPVDHTHEEPIGAVLLSADYSQVELRVMAHLSQDPAMIHSFLSGDDIHTATAAKVFKVAPEEVTPLMRSKAKTANFGINYGITPYGLSQRLNIPVGEAAELIKEYFATFTHIQAFMNEAIALATERGYTETAFGRRRQLRNLRTARGAQRGNAERNAINAPIQGTAADIIKIAMIRVEEELTKQQLRSYLVLQVHDELVLNVYLDELDRVTALVREAMEGAWPECSVPLVVEIGTGKDWLAAH; via the coding sequence ATGCCTACGCTCTATCTGCTTGACGCTTATGCCCTGATTTACCGAGCTTACTACGCCTTCATCAATCGTCCCCTCGTGGATGCGCAGGGGCGCGACACGAGTGCGCTCTACGGCTTCGCCTCCACGCTACAAGACATCATTGACAAGGAGCGACCCGACTACATCGCCGTGGCGATGGATATGCCGGGGGGAACCTTTCGCCACAAGGAGTACCCAGAGTACAAGGCCAATCGCCCCGAGACACCCGAGACGATACGATTCTCGATGCCTTATATCAAAGAGTTGGTGCAGGCTTACCAGATACCTCTGCTAGGGGTCGAAGGGTACGAAGCAGACGACCTGATCGGCACGCTGAGCCGTCAAGCTGTCGAGGCAGGCTACGCGGTGCGTATGGTCACACCAGACAAGGATTACGGGCAACTCGTCGGACCGCACGCGCAGATGTTTGCGCCACAGCGCACGGGGTCAGGCTTTGAGCTACTAGGCACTGAGGAGATTACCGCTAAGTACGGCATCCGCTATCCGCTGCAGATGATTGACTACTTGGGGCTTGTGGGCGATAGCTCCGACAATGTGCCCGGCTGTCCAGGCATTGGCAAAGTCGCAGCACAGAAACTTCTCGAGGAGTTTGACTCGATCGAAGATATCTACGCACGCATTGACCAGGTGAAGCCGACCTATGCGAAAAAGCTCCTCGCAGCCAAGGAGCAGACGATGCTCTCGCGGCATCTCGTCACCATCGTGACCGACGTGCCGGGAGTCACCTTTGATCCCGACCAGATGAAGTGGCGAGGCCCCGACCACGCCGCTGTGGAGCGCATCTTCAAGGAGTTTGCCTTCACCTCGCTACTGAAGCGCATCGGCAAGCCCGCAGAGAGCAATCCTCAGGTGGGTCTCTTTGACCTTGGCGGTAGTTCGACAGTACCAAGTTCGCCAGCCACAATTGAAGTGTCGGGTCCCGTGAGTGCCGCAGCTCCTCTAGAAAACTACAAGACGGTTGGCGTGACCTTTACCGAAATCAAAGGTTACGAGGCGGTGAGCCAGCTCGCTAAGCAGTTGGCGGGCAGCTCCGTTGTCGCCTTTGACACCGAGACCGATGGCCTCGATGCGCTCTGTGCGGGTATCGTCGGCATGTCGCTCTGTGCCGATGAGCAGCAGGCTTACTTTATCCCGCTTCCCGAGTCGGCTGAGGAGGCGACGCATATACTTTCTCCGCTAAAGGATCTGATGCAAGACGAGCATGTGCTAAAGGTGGCACACAATGCGAAGTTTGACCTAGAGGTGCTGACACGCTACGGACTGCCCGAGGCGCGTCCACTCTACGATACCATGCTGGCGCACTACCTGATCGATGCCGACCAGGGGCATAGTCTCGACGAACTGGCGGGCGGCTTGCTCCGCTACGACACGATACGCTACAAAGATCTCTCGCCTCAGGAGAGCTTTGCGCTACGCACTGACGTAGACCCCAAGCTCCTTTGCGACTACGCTAGCGAAGATGCCTACGTGACGCTACGCCTCTACCACGCCCTGCACAAGCAGCTCTCCCCTACCGAGCAGCGTCTCCTCACCGAGGTGGAGATACCGCTCCTCTATGTGCTGATGCACATGGAGCAGCGTGGCATCGTCCTCGACATCGAGGCACTGCAGCGCTCCCGTCAGGAGCTTCTCGAGAGCGTCCTCCGCCTAGAGCAGGAGATACAGAGCTACTCATCACGAGGGCTTAACCTTAAGGTCAATAGTCCGAAGCAGATCGGCGAACTGCTCTTTGACGAGCTTAAGATTGTGGAGAAGCCACGCAAGACTAAGACTGGTAGCTATGTGACCAACGAGGAGACGCTCCTCCCGCTGCGCTCGCTCCACCCTGTCGTCGCACTCATCCTAGACTACCGTGAGGCGCGCAAGTTGCTCAACACCTACATAGATCCGTTGCCCAAGATGTGCTACCCCGATGGTAAGCTGCACACTTCGTACAATCAGGCGGTCACCGCCACGGGCAGGCTCTCCTCGAGCAATCCTAATCTGCAAAACATCCCCATCCGTAGCGACCTCGGGCGTCCCCTGCGTCGTGCCTTTGTCGCTGACCCTTACTACACCCCACGCCTTTCCGCCTGTACTCCTGTGGATCACACCCATGAGGAGCCGATCGGAGCTGTCCTGCTCAGTGCGGACTACTCGCAGGTGGAGCTACGCGTCATGGCGCATCTGAGCCAAGACCCAGCGATGATACATTCCTTCCTCTCGGGCGACGATATTCACACGGCGACAGCCGCTAAGGTCTTTAAGGTGGCCCCCGAGGAGGTGACCCCGCTGATGCGTAGCAAGGCGAAGACGGCCAACTTTGGCATCAACTACGGCATCACGCCTTATGGTCTGAGCCAGCGTCTCAACATCCCCGTTGGCGAGGCTGCCGAGCTGATCAAGGAGTACTTCGCCACCTTTACCCATATACAGGCCTTTATGAATGAGGCTATAGCGCTCGCCACCGAGCGGGGCTATACGGAGACCGCCTTCGGTCGTCGTCGGCAGCTGCGCAACCTCCGCACAGCGCGTGGAGCCCAGCGTGGCAATGCCGAGCGCAACGCGATCAACGCACCGATCCAAGGCACCGCCGCAGACATCATCAAGATCGCTATGATACGTGTCGAGGAGGAGCTGACGAAGCAACAGCTACGCAGCTACCTCGTCCTACAGGTGCACGACGAACTGGTTCTCAACGTCTATCTCGACGAACTAGATCGTGTCACTGCCCTCGTTCGTGAAGCGATGGAGGGTGCCTGGCCCGAGTGCTCCGTACCGCTTGTAGTCGAGATCGGCACCGGCAAAGATTGGCTCGCAGCACACTAA
- a CDS encoding sugar O-acetyltransferase, which produces MSHTTSPLSFVPSPQPEGYRYYNIQSDTDRQLLASRCKERLQALHRIPVEEREQYHRELEKLLGGLGEESWLVTPFFCDYGSEIEVGSHTFINSGCTMLDGGHVTIGDHVLIGPSVSLYSVGHPLDLEERAAGWEFGIPIIIEDHVWIGGGCTILPGVTIGRGSVIGAGSVVTKSIPPMSLAVGNPCRVIRSLSKPIDPQD; this is translated from the coding sequence ATGTCTCACACGACTTCCCCATTATCGTTTGTACCATCCCCGCAGCCCGAGGGTTATCGCTACTATAATATACAGAGCGACACCGACCGTCAGCTCTTGGCTAGTCGGTGCAAAGAGCGACTGCAAGCCCTGCACCGCATACCCGTCGAAGAGCGGGAGCAGTATCATCGTGAGCTAGAGAAACTACTCGGAGGGCTTGGCGAGGAGAGTTGGCTGGTGACCCCTTTCTTTTGTGACTACGGGAGCGAGATTGAGGTGGGGAGTCATACTTTCATCAATAGTGGCTGCACCATGCTCGATGGCGGACATGTGACCATCGGTGACCATGTACTCATCGGCCCCTCCGTCTCGCTCTACAGTGTGGGGCATCCGCTCGACCTCGAGGAGCGCGCTGCCGGCTGGGAGTTTGGCATCCCGATCATCATCGAGGACCATGTCTGGATCGGTGGTGGCTGTACGATCCTCCCCGGCGTAACCATTGGCCGAGGCTCTGTGATCGGTGCAGGGAGTGTCGTCACCAAAAGCATCCCCCCGATGAGCCTAGCCGTGGGCAATCCCTGCCGTGTCATTCGTTCGCTCAGCAAGCCCATCGACCCTCAAGATTAA
- the infB gene encoding translation initiation factor IF-2 — MSIKLFSLAKELNIGVNTLVSFLNDKGKEVDNNPNTRITEDEFNLVLRDFTPTFDEETIGKVKKKFLRKSTSKAKPEESAKTATTEASSSEEQPSKSKAPAAKKAQAEPDIPTTASASQLNVVGRIELDKHNNPVSASTGKASAATQEEPAKTKATAKTSKAKSTMTSKQKEATPEEPAKTKASTTTEQPKATTPAKETKETKKAPETKETKVETKPAESPKPSAKASSKEPEGDTSKESTPIAAKTPAQTEAKPVAAKPEPAKEEPKQKAAEQPASTAPAPAAQEPAVKEAPAAKPQAETPTEAPTETKGKDATEIFRIAKKEDEPQLKVVGKIDLSSFSTSRSRKSSKDKESNRRKRKRISSGAVDVKSEGAKIQDDRSGKKGDRTAAPQRGERGGRNERRTGRKSKRQEPVLTPEEQDELRAKQVKETLARLNNKQSVFGRAAKSRREKREARRAEFEREQELSTQDEKVLKLTEFVTVSDLANMMNVPVTDVISTCMSIDMMVSINQRLDAETINIVAEEFGYETEFVSANVVEAITADEEPDKPEDLEPRPPVITIMGHVDHGKTSLLDCIRRSDVTAGEAGGITQHIGAYNVTLSDGRRLTVLDTPGHEAFTAMRARGAQITDIVVIVIAANDAVMPQTIEALNHASAAGVPIIFAINKIDVNGANPDKIREQLAGMNYLVEDWGGKYQVQEISAKKNIGIPDLLDKIFLEAELLELKSNPHRRASGSVIESSLDKGKGYLASVLIQRGTLHIGDYILAGSYYGRVKAMYNEYNKRVDTAGLSTAVSILGFNGAPTAGDDFNVMESEQDARELAVKREQLQREQGLRTQKMLTLDDIGRRIAVGNFQQFNLIIKGDVDGSVQALANSLIELSTKEIQVSVIHQGVGQITESDIQLATASDAVIIGFQVRPSAQARKLAEQEGVEIRTYSIIYDAIEDVRDALEGMLSPDIREQVTANLEVLQTFKVSKIGTIAGCMVTDGKIKRTDKVRVIRDGVVIHTGELESLKRFKDEAKEVVSGLECGINIKNYNNLEVGDIIESFEEIEVRRKL; from the coding sequence ATGTCCATAAAACTGTTTAGCCTAGCCAAAGAACTCAACATCGGAGTCAACACGCTTGTCTCCTTCCTTAACGATAAGGGTAAGGAGGTAGACAACAACCCCAACACACGCATCACGGAGGATGAGTTTAATCTAGTCCTGCGTGACTTCACGCCGACCTTTGATGAGGAGACTATAGGAAAAGTCAAGAAGAAGTTTCTCCGCAAGAGCACTTCTAAGGCTAAACCAGAGGAGTCTGCCAAGACGGCAACGACTGAGGCTAGTAGCTCCGAGGAGCAACCCTCGAAGAGTAAAGCTCCAGCAGCTAAAAAGGCCCAGGCAGAGCCAGACATCCCCACTACGGCCAGTGCTTCACAGCTCAACGTCGTGGGACGTATAGAGCTGGACAAGCACAACAATCCCGTCTCAGCCTCTACGGGCAAAGCCTCTGCGGCTACTCAGGAGGAGCCAGCTAAGACGAAGGCTACAGCTAAGACTAGCAAGGCCAAAAGCACAATGACCTCTAAGCAGAAGGAGGCTACACCGGAGGAGCCTGCCAAGACGAAGGCTAGCACGACAACCGAGCAGCCGAAGGCTACTACGCCAGCCAAAGAGACTAAGGAGACCAAGAAGGCTCCCGAGACTAAAGAGACAAAGGTCGAGACTAAGCCCGCAGAGAGCCCTAAGCCTTCTGCAAAGGCTTCGTCTAAGGAGCCCGAGGGCGACACTTCTAAGGAGTCCACACCTATTGCTGCTAAGACCCCTGCACAGACAGAGGCTAAGCCAGTAGCTGCTAAGCCTGAGCCGGCCAAGGAAGAGCCGAAGCAGAAAGCTGCCGAACAACCAGCCTCTACCGCACCAGCGCCAGCAGCCCAAGAGCCAGCCGTCAAGGAGGCTCCCGCAGCGAAGCCCCAGGCAGAGACGCCCACCGAGGCTCCTACCGAAACCAAGGGTAAGGATGCGACCGAGATCTTCCGCATTGCCAAGAAAGAGGACGAGCCACAGCTCAAGGTGGTCGGCAAGATCGACCTCAGTAGCTTTAGCACCTCTCGCTCTCGCAAGTCTAGCAAGGACAAAGAGAGCAATCGTCGCAAGCGCAAGCGCATCTCCTCAGGAGCTGTCGATGTCAAGAGCGAGGGTGCCAAGATACAGGACGACCGCTCAGGCAAGAAGGGCGATCGCACAGCAGCTCCACAGCGAGGTGAGCGCGGAGGGCGCAATGAGCGTCGCACTGGACGTAAGAGCAAGCGTCAGGAGCCCGTCTTGACTCCCGAGGAGCAGGACGAGCTAAGAGCTAAGCAGGTCAAGGAGACACTAGCACGGCTCAACAACAAGCAGTCTGTCTTCGGACGTGCGGCTAAGTCTAGACGAGAGAAGCGCGAGGCACGTCGTGCCGAGTTTGAGCGTGAGCAGGAGCTCTCCACGCAGGACGAGAAGGTACTCAAGCTGACCGAGTTCGTCACCGTCAGCGACCTGGCCAACATGATGAACGTGCCCGTCACCGACGTTATCTCCACCTGTATGAGTATCGACATGATGGTGTCGATCAATCAGCGTCTCGATGCTGAGACGATCAATATCGTTGCCGAGGAGTTTGGCTACGAGACCGAGTTCGTATCGGCCAACGTCGTCGAGGCAATCACCGCCGACGAGGAGCCCGACAAGCCTGAGGATCTAGAGCCTCGTCCACCCGTCATCACCATCATGGGTCACGTAGACCACGGTAAGACGTCGCTACTCGACTGCATCCGTCGTTCGGACGTTACCGCAGGCGAGGCGGGCGGTATCACGCAGCACATCGGTGCGTACAATGTGACCCTCTCCGATGGTCGTCGCCTCACCGTCCTAGACACACCTGGTCACGAGGCCTTTACCGCTATGCGTGCTCGTGGTGCGCAGATTACAGATATTGTGGTCATCGTCATTGCGGCAAACGACGCCGTGATGCCTCAGACCATCGAGGCGCTCAACCATGCGAGTGCCGCCGGCGTGCCGATCATCTTTGCGATCAATAAGATCGATGTCAACGGAGCCAACCCCGATAAGATCCGCGAGCAACTCGCTGGTATGAACTACCTCGTCGAGGATTGGGGTGGTAAGTATCAGGTACAGGAGATCTCGGCCAAGAAGAATATCGGCATCCCCGATCTACTAGACAAAATCTTCCTCGAGGCAGAGCTCCTCGAGCTTAAGTCCAATCCTCATCGTCGTGCCTCAGGCTCGGTCATCGAGTCTTCACTAGACAAGGGCAAGGGTTACCTCGCCTCCGTCTTGATCCAGCGAGGCACCCTCCACATCGGAGACTACATCCTAGCTGGTAGCTACTACGGACGTGTCAAGGCTATGTACAACGAGTACAACAAGCGTGTCGACACCGCGGGGCTATCCACGGCCGTCTCTATCCTCGGCTTCAACGGCGCACCGACCGCTGGTGACGACTTCAATGTCATGGAGAGCGAGCAGGACGCACGTGAGCTAGCGGTCAAGCGTGAGCAGTTGCAGCGTGAGCAAGGCTTGCGTACGCAGAAGATGCTTACCCTCGATGATATCGGTCGTCGCATCGCTGTGGGCAACTTCCAGCAGTTTAACCTCATTATCAAGGGCGACGTGGACGGCTCCGTACAGGCACTGGCCAACTCCCTCATCGAGCTCTCGACGAAGGAGATCCAGGTGAGCGTCATCCATCAGGGTGTCGGTCAGATCACCGAGTCAGACATCCAACTGGCTACGGCATCAGACGCTGTGATCATCGGCTTCCAGGTTCGTCCTAGTGCTCAGGCCCGCAAGCTCGCCGAGCAGGAGGGCGTCGAGATCCGCACCTACTCCATCATCTACGATGCTATCGAAGATGTGCGCGATGCCCTCGAGGGCATGCTCTCGCCAGACATTCGCGAGCAGGTCACGGCCAATCTGGAGGTGCTGCAGACCTTCAAGGTCAGCAAGATCGGCACTATCGCAGGCTGTATGGTCACCGATGGCAAGATCAAGCGTACCGACAAGGTGCGTGTCATCCGCGACGGTGTGGTCATCCACACAGGCGAGCTCGAGTCGCTCAAGCGCTTCAAGGACGAGGCCAAGGAGGTGGTCTCAGGTCTCGAGTGCGGTATCAATATCAAGAACTACAACAACCTGGAGGTGGGCGACATCATCGAGTCCTTTGAGGAGATCGAGGTTCGGCGCAAGCTCTAG
- the rpmA gene encoding 50S ribosomal protein L27, which translates to MAHKKGVGSSKNGRESESKRLGVKIFGGEACKAGNIIVRQRGTQHHPGENVGMGKDHTLYALTDGTVVFTQTRGDRSFVSVATHE; encoded by the coding sequence ATGGCACATAAGAAAGGTGTAGGAAGCTCCAAGAACGGACGCGAATCCGAAAGCAAACGCCTAGGCGTTAAGATCTTTGGAGGCGAAGCCTGTAAGGCTGGTAACATCATCGTACGTCAGAGAGGTACGCAGCACCACCCAGGTGAGAACGTGGGTATGGGCAAGGATCATACCCTCTATGCACTGACAGACGGTACGGTCGTCTTCACTCAGACGAGAGGAGATCGTAGCTTCGTCTCTGTAGCGACACACGAGTAG